One window of Halorussus sp. MSC15.2 genomic DNA carries:
- a CDS encoding S9 family peptidase, with protein sequence METVRACDYHDIVQVEAPRVSPDGERVAFVRKVPAADDEYEAAIHVVPVGGGSPRQFTVSEGVDSQPRWSPSGDRLAFVSTRGADDDRPQLWVMPTDGGEARQVTDVVGGVSQIAWSPDGNRIAFVQQVTAEDREEGRDTGLDGEDFEPEEPDPRVIDRMVYRAGERYFDGKRSHVYVAGLQGEDDEIRRLTDGDYDHVEPEWTDETTLYYGARRTGDPDDNIVIDVAEYDLDADEETGTVTQTTGWTPMLAAASDGRLAYAYTPEENATLRQTEIEVLDPETGEVTTPTESLDRTLAMGMAVQWGPDEESLYFLTPDEGDYAVWRAPADASADPERVVGEGHVGDATVGEDKVAFVRSEWDHPGDVFVSTLGGAESRRLTRINSDYLDERAVSRPEEIRFENGSGGEIQGWVLTPPDFDSDEEYPLAVEIHGGPHAMWSTSGTMWHEFQLLAARGYVVFWSNPRGSTGYGEEFMAALEGGQWGPPAYEDVMAGVDEVAERDYVDEDNMFVTGGSYGGYMTTWIVGHTDRFSGAVSQRGVYELNSFYGSTDAFKLIEWDFDTTPSEDAEFLWEQSPTAYADEVDTPTLLVHADDDFRVPVNNAEMLYLLYKKNGVETRLVRYPREGHELSRSGEPAHVVDRLERIVRWFDGYSDHHDAPRALERGDEGLSASETEDDDAEDGEDGEDGDANRDEETGGE encoded by the coding sequence ATGGAAACGGTCCGTGCGTGCGATTATCACGACATTGTGCAGGTCGAAGCGCCGCGCGTCTCGCCGGACGGCGAGCGCGTGGCCTTCGTTCGGAAGGTCCCCGCGGCCGACGACGAGTACGAAGCGGCGATACACGTCGTTCCGGTCGGTGGCGGCTCCCCGCGGCAGTTCACCGTCAGCGAGGGCGTGGACAGCCAGCCGCGGTGGAGTCCGAGCGGCGACCGCCTCGCGTTCGTCAGCACTCGCGGTGCGGACGACGACCGACCGCAGCTCTGGGTGATGCCGACCGACGGCGGCGAGGCCCGACAGGTGACGGACGTGGTCGGCGGCGTCTCGCAGATAGCGTGGTCGCCCGACGGGAACCGAATCGCGTTCGTCCAGCAGGTCACGGCGGAAGACCGCGAGGAGGGCCGCGACACGGGTCTCGACGGCGAGGACTTCGAACCCGAAGAGCCTGACCCGCGAGTCATCGACCGGATGGTCTACCGGGCCGGAGAGCGGTACTTCGACGGTAAACGCTCGCACGTCTACGTCGCGGGCCTACAAGGAGAGGACGACGAGATTCGGCGGCTGACCGACGGCGATTACGACCACGTGGAACCCGAGTGGACCGACGAGACGACGCTCTACTACGGCGCGCGACGGACCGGCGACCCCGACGACAACATCGTCATCGACGTCGCGGAGTACGACCTCGACGCCGACGAGGAGACCGGAACCGTCACGCAGACGACGGGGTGGACGCCGATGCTCGCGGCCGCGAGCGACGGGCGACTCGCGTACGCCTACACGCCCGAAGAGAACGCGACGCTCCGCCAGACCGAAATCGAGGTGCTGGACCCCGAGACCGGCGAAGTGACGACCCCGACCGAGTCGCTGGACCGCACCCTCGCGATGGGGATGGCGGTCCAGTGGGGTCCCGACGAGGAGAGCCTCTACTTCCTGACGCCCGACGAGGGAGACTACGCGGTCTGGCGTGCACCGGCCGACGCCAGCGCCGACCCCGAGCGCGTGGTCGGCGAGGGTCACGTCGGGGACGCCACGGTCGGCGAGGACAAGGTGGCGTTCGTCCGGTCGGAGTGGGACCACCCCGGCGACGTGTTCGTCTCGACGCTCGGCGGCGCGGAGAGTCGGCGACTCACGCGAATCAACAGCGACTATCTCGACGAGCGGGCGGTCTCCCGACCCGAGGAGATTCGGTTCGAGAACGGTTCCGGCGGCGAGATTCAGGGCTGGGTGCTGACGCCGCCGGACTTCGATTCGGACGAGGAGTACCCCCTCGCGGTCGAAATCCACGGCGGACCGCACGCGATGTGGAGCACCAGCGGGACGATGTGGCACGAGTTCCAACTGCTCGCGGCGCGGGGCTACGTCGTCTTCTGGTCGAACCCGCGAGGTTCGACCGGATACGGCGAGGAGTTCATGGCCGCGCTCGAAGGCGGGCAATGGGGTCCGCCCGCCTACGAAGACGTCATGGCCGGCGTGGACGAAGTGGCCGAGCGCGACTACGTGGACGAGGACAACATGTTCGTCACGGGCGGAAGCTACGGCGGTTACATGACGACGTGGATAGTCGGCCACACCGACCGCTTCTCGGGTGCGGTCAGCCAGCGCGGCGTGTACGAACTCAACAGTTTCTACGGTTCGACCGACGCGTTCAAACTCATCGAGTGGGACTTCGACACCACTCCCTCGGAGGACGCCGAGTTCCTCTGGGAGCAGTCGCCGACGGCCTACGCCGACGAGGTGGACACTCCGACCCTGCTCGTCCACGCCGACGACGACTTCCGGGTTCCGGTGAACAACGCCGAGATGCTCTACCTGCTGTACAAGAAGAACGGCGTAGAGACCCGACTGGTTCGGTACCCCCGCGAGGGTCACGAACTGTCGAGAAGCGGCGAACCCGCCCACGTCGTGGACCGCCTCGAACGCATCGTGCGGTGGTTCGACGGCTACTCCGACCACCACGACGCGCCGAGGGCGCTGGAGCGCGGCGACGAGGGACTGTCAGCGAGCGAGACGGAAGACGATGACGCGGAAGACGGCGAAGATGGCGAAGACGGCGATGCGAACCGCGACGAAGAAACAG
- a CDS encoding ABC transporter ATP-binding protein: protein MAAEGEKRTATRGEALIELDDVRKEFGDVTAVDGIDFRIERGEFFSLVGPSGCGKTTTLRMISGFETPTDGDVVIDGRDMAGVPPDARDTNLVFQHLSLFPHMTVGENVAYGLKKMGLDPDEVSAGEPEAEVRREKVETYLELVDLGGYEDRNPMDLSGGQQQRVALARALVNEPSVLLLDEPLSSLDRKLRKQMQVELRRIHEKTRGAFFYVTHDQEVAMTLSDRLAVMNEGQLEQVGAPEDIYRNPATAFVADFIGDTNLLDGRATNRNGRTVVAVGGDESVQFVPDEQVREGDVTVSLRPEDISLAESDAASSDRSDGTTFEGEVVERYFQGDQTNYVVSVGDGLELSVVMQGRSERVERGERASFRFSDDAPVVFD, encoded by the coding sequence ATGGCGGCCGAGGGAGAGAAACGGACGGCGACGCGGGGAGAGGCACTGATAGAACTCGACGACGTGCGCAAGGAGTTCGGCGACGTGACGGCGGTCGACGGTATCGACTTCCGCATCGAGCGCGGGGAGTTCTTCTCGCTGGTCGGGCCGTCGGGGTGCGGCAAGACCACCACGCTCCGGATGATAAGCGGATTCGAGACGCCGACCGACGGGGACGTCGTCATCGACGGGCGGGACATGGCGGGCGTGCCGCCGGACGCCCGCGACACCAACCTCGTCTTCCAACACCTCTCGCTGTTCCCGCACATGACCGTCGGCGAGAACGTGGCGTACGGACTGAAGAAGATGGGACTCGACCCCGACGAGGTGTCCGCTGGTGAGCCGGAGGCCGAGGTTCGCCGGGAGAAAGTCGAGACCTACCTCGAACTCGTAGACCTCGGCGGGTACGAGGACCGCAACCCGATGGACCTCTCGGGCGGCCAGCAACAGCGCGTCGCGCTGGCGCGGGCGCTCGTCAACGAACCCAGCGTCCTCCTGCTGGACGAACCGCTGTCGAGTCTCGACCGCAAACTCCGCAAGCAGATGCAGGTCGAGTTGCGGCGGATTCACGAGAAGACCCGTGGCGCGTTCTTCTACGTCACTCACGACCAAGAGGTCGCCATGACCCTCTCGGACCGCCTCGCCGTGATGAACGAGGGGCAGCTCGAACAGGTCGGCGCACCCGAGGATATCTATCGAAACCCGGCGACCGCGTTCGTCGCGGACTTCATCGGCGACACCAACCTGCTCGACGGCCGCGCGACGAACCGGAACGGCCGGACCGTCGTGGCGGTCGGCGGCGACGAAAGCGTTCAGTTCGTTCCCGACGAGCAGGTCCGGGAGGGCGACGTGACCGTCTCGCTCAGGCCGGAGGACATCTCGTTGGCCGAGAGCGACGCGGCGTCGAGCGACCGTTCGGACGGTACCACCTTCGAAGGCGAGGTCGTCGAGCGCTACTTCCAAGGTGACCAGACCAACTACGTGGTCTCGGTCGGCGACGGACTGGAGTTGTCGGTCGTCATGCAGGGTCGCAGCGAACGGGTGGAGCGTGGCGAACGGGCGTCGTTCCGGTTCTCGGACGACGCACCCGTAGTGTTCGATTGA
- a CDS encoding PotD/PotF family extracellular solute-binding protein: MTQSKRGRNERSADASSDVTPSRRRFLGAVGATGLAGASVVGSVSAQTPTLNVLTWEEYGDQKLLKPIEEQVGVNIKITKSTSSAKMFSSWNAGQYKQYDIAIPNNNYVPKMMNADLLAPVPQDVVTNQQNIYDTFQQFAQNQFTSEGDAYGVPIRFGWYGYSYDSRKIPDHDPTYEILFSEEFEGVNLKNQVVMYDNHFKAMSAAALYLGMQDAFKGKQVSLSQQQIDEVKQTMIDQKPLLQGYIAADPTYIKSFRQGNFLVGQSGRNEIVEMKVNGDDWPKMATPKEGSLAWFESAVVSKASNNKRKAWEVVNEYISPKLGATLAKVGYSPSVNPATQEYLTERQNNLYGAIDPKRLQNFIPFKAVENERAWIQAWEEIKVA, from the coding sequence ATGACACAATCGAAACGCGGACGAAACGAGCGTAGCGCTGACGCTTCGAGCGACGTGACGCCGTCGAGACGCCGATTTCTCGGTGCGGTCGGCGCGACCGGACTGGCCGGTGCGTCGGTCGTCGGGAGCGTATCCGCACAGACTCCGACGCTCAACGTTCTGACGTGGGAGGAGTACGGCGACCAGAAACTGCTCAAACCCATCGAGGAGCAGGTCGGCGTCAACATCAAAATCACGAAGTCCACGTCGTCGGCCAAGATGTTCTCCAGTTGGAACGCTGGCCAGTACAAGCAGTACGACATCGCCATCCCCAACAACAACTACGTCCCGAAGATGATGAACGCGGACCTGCTGGCTCCGGTCCCGCAGGACGTAGTCACGAACCAGCAGAACATCTACGACACGTTCCAGCAGTTCGCGCAGAACCAGTTCACGAGCGAGGGTGACGCCTACGGGGTGCCGATTCGGTTCGGGTGGTACGGCTACTCCTACGACTCCCGGAAGATTCCGGACCACGACCCGACCTACGAGATTCTGTTCAGCGAGGAGTTCGAGGGCGTCAACCTGAAGAATCAGGTCGTCATGTACGACAACCACTTCAAGGCCATGAGCGCGGCGGCGCTCTACCTCGGGATGCAGGACGCATTCAAGGGGAAGCAAGTCAGCCTCTCCCAGCAGCAGATAGACGAGGTCAAGCAGACGATGATAGACCAGAAGCCGCTGCTGCAGGGGTACATCGCCGCGGACCCGACCTACATCAAGTCGTTCCGACAGGGCAACTTCCTCGTCGGTCAGTCCGGCCGGAACGAAATCGTCGAGATGAAAGTCAACGGCGACGACTGGCCCAAGATGGCCACGCCGAAGGAGGGGTCGCTGGCGTGGTTCGAGTCGGCCGTCGTCTCGAAGGCCTCGAACAACAAGCGGAAAGCGTGGGAGGTCGTCAACGAGTACATCTCGCCGAAACTGGGCGCGACGCTGGCGAAGGTCGGCTACTCGCCCAGCGTCAACCCGGCGACACAGGAGTACCTGACCGAGCGCCAGAACAACCTGTACGGGGCGATAGACCCCAAGCGATTACAGAACTTCATCCCGTTCAAGGCCGTCGAGAACGAGCGGGCGTGGATACAGGCGTGGGAGGAAATCAAGGTCGCCTAA